Proteins encoded within one genomic window of Streptomyces sp. NBC_00523:
- a CDS encoding carbohydrate ABC transporter permease, producing the protein MSTTTRKNPWLSKAAVNGALLLAVLYMLFPLVWLVTAATKDTGSLLAGDTFSFKGFDLSKNLSDIATYGDGVYFRWYGNSLLYAGVGAAVCSLICVAAGYAFDKYEFRGKEKLFGLVLLGVLVPTTALALPMYLLASKLGLVNTYWSVLIPVLVNPFGVYLARVFSAGYIPGEALEAARIDGAGELRTFFSIGLPMMMPGFVTVFLFQFTAIWNNFFLPLVMLSDRKLFPLSLGLYSWNTNTHSEPGFYPLVVTGSLLAVIPLIVAFVSLQRHWKAGLTAGSVK; encoded by the coding sequence ATGAGCACCACGACCCGCAAGAACCCCTGGCTGTCCAAAGCGGCCGTCAACGGAGCGCTGCTCCTGGCCGTCCTCTACATGCTCTTCCCGCTCGTCTGGCTGGTCACCGCCGCCACCAAGGACACCGGCTCGCTGCTCGCCGGGGACACCTTCTCCTTCAAGGGCTTCGACCTCTCGAAGAACCTCTCCGACATCGCCACGTACGGGGACGGCGTCTACTTCCGGTGGTACGGGAACAGCCTGCTGTACGCGGGAGTGGGCGCCGCGGTCTGCTCGCTGATCTGCGTCGCCGCCGGGTACGCCTTCGACAAGTACGAGTTCCGGGGCAAGGAGAAGCTGTTCGGGCTCGTCCTGCTCGGGGTGCTCGTCCCGACGACCGCGCTGGCCCTGCCGATGTACCTGCTGGCCAGCAAGCTCGGCCTCGTCAACACGTACTGGTCCGTGCTGATCCCCGTCCTGGTGAACCCCTTCGGCGTCTATCTCGCCCGGGTGTTCTCCGCCGGGTACATTCCGGGCGAGGCGCTGGAGGCCGCGCGCATCGACGGGGCGGGCGAGCTGCGGACCTTCTTCTCCATCGGGCTGCCGATGATGATGCCGGGGTTCGTGACCGTCTTCCTCTTCCAGTTCACCGCGATCTGGAACAACTTCTTCCTGCCGCTCGTGATGCTCTCCGACCGCAAGCTCTTCCCGCTGAGCCTCGGCCTGTACTCCTGGAACACCAACACCCACAGCGAGCCGGGCTTCTATCCGCTCGTCGTCACCGGGTCGCTCCTCGCCGTCATCCCGCTGATCGTCGCCTTCGTCTCCCTGCAACGGCACTGGAAGGCCGGACTCACCGCCGGCAGCGTCAAGTAG
- a CDS encoding carbohydrate ABC transporter permease yields the protein MKARTRAAATLLTPFFVLFTAVMLIPIGYAVWLSLFTEQQSGLGFGGSETVFTGLGNYTAALGDRVFRDGFLVLLGYCAVYIPLMVGGALGLALLLDSALARARRFFQLALFLPHAVPGIIAAMIWLYLYTPGLSPVVSAMHSGGIGFDFFSPSGALPSVVNIALWEWLGYNMVIFYAALQAIDRSVLEAATVDGASGGRIAFSIKLPLIRSSVVMVVLFTIIGSLQLFTEPLILNTGSGSAVSSSWTPNMYAYTAAFARNDFGLAAAASVLLALTAALLSFVVTRLTGRKGARA from the coding sequence ATGAAAGCCCGCACCCGCGCCGCCGCGACCCTGCTGACCCCGTTCTTCGTCCTGTTCACCGCCGTGATGCTGATCCCGATCGGTTACGCGGTCTGGCTCAGCCTCTTCACCGAACAGCAGTCGGGGCTCGGCTTCGGCGGATCCGAGACGGTCTTCACCGGACTCGGCAACTACACGGCGGCGCTGGGTGACCGGGTCTTCCGCGACGGCTTCCTCGTCCTCCTCGGCTACTGCGCCGTCTACATCCCGCTGATGGTCGGCGGCGCCCTCGGACTCGCCCTGCTGCTCGACTCGGCGCTCGCCCGCGCCCGGCGCTTCTTCCAGCTCGCGCTGTTCCTGCCGCACGCCGTGCCCGGCATCATCGCCGCGATGATCTGGCTGTACCTCTACACGCCGGGCCTCAGCCCCGTCGTCTCCGCGATGCACTCCGGCGGCATCGGCTTCGACTTCTTCTCCCCGAGCGGCGCGCTGCCCTCCGTCGTGAACATCGCGCTGTGGGAATGGCTCGGCTACAACATGGTGATCTTCTACGCCGCCCTCCAGGCCATCGACCGCTCGGTGCTCGAAGCGGCCACGGTGGACGGAGCGAGCGGCGGGCGCATCGCGTTCAGCATCAAGCTCCCGCTGATCCGGTCCTCGGTCGTGATGGTCGTGCTCTTCACGATCATCGGCTCGCTCCAGCTCTTCACCGAGCCGCTGATCCTCAACACCGGCTCCGGGTCCGCCGTCTCCTCCTCCTGGACACCGAACATGTACGCCTACACCGCGGCCTTCGCCCGCAACGACTTCGGACTCGCGGCCGCCGCCTCCGTACTCCTGGCGCTCACCGCCGCCCTGCTGTCCTTCGTCGTCACCCGCCTCACCGGCCGGAAGGGCGCGCGCGCATGA